A stretch of the Haloarcula ordinaria genome encodes the following:
- a CDS encoding universal stress protein, producing MADLLERVLLPVASEEDAVTSARALAAQAYGEVVLVNVVEKAGGAMDKAGVEQRELAAEEMFEAARVVLGDVDSEIYYGTDVVDTIFEAADDIDASAIVVTPRGGNRFIRLVTGDVALGLVTENDRPVVVLPDTEHASDGDEEAGTDDG from the coding sequence ATGGCTGACCTGTTAGAGCGTGTCCTCCTGCCCGTCGCGAGCGAGGAGGACGCGGTCACGTCGGCGCGGGCGCTCGCTGCCCAGGCGTACGGCGAGGTCGTCCTCGTCAACGTCGTCGAGAAGGCCGGCGGCGCGATGGACAAGGCCGGCGTCGAACAGCGCGAACTCGCGGCCGAGGAGATGTTCGAGGCCGCGCGCGTCGTCCTCGGTGACGTCGACAGCGAGATATACTACGGGACGGACGTCGTCGACACGATATTCGAGGCGGCCGACGACATCGACGCGTCAGCCATCGTCGTGACCCCGCGTGGCGGGAACCGCTTCATCCGCCTCGTCACCGGCGACGTCGCGCTCGGACTGGTCACTGAGAACGACCGGCCCGTCGTGGTCCTGCCAGACACGGAGCACGCGTCGGACGGCGATGAGGAAGCGGGTACCGACGATGGGTGA
- the trkA gene encoding Trk system potassium transporter TrkA, which translates to MYVIVVGAGEVGSTIAESLADSHDVAVIDIDGERVESLVYEVDVLGVQGDGAELETLHEAGIETADMVIASTDDDETNIVTCGTAKTVADAFTISRVKNAKFLKTWSHSKGAFGVDYMVATNLMTAETITRVIGLPAASDVETFADGVVQMAEFEIGAASPVADQTVAEADRYESLTFAAILTDDDVIIPRGDTVLEAGTKVVVIGSRESVHTFAHEVAPDIDSARDVLVVGGSDIGFHTARMLQERGLRPRLIERDPERARELAEELPGTTVLESDATDREFLEREHIEAVDAVVATLDSDEKNLLAALLAKRLGADRAVAVVDAGEYVQLFEAVGIDVAINPREVTAEEITRFTHEHGAENVAIIESDRAEVLEIEVDADSVLADRTIQEAVADLPAGVVIGAITRDGNLVIPRGDTVVHEGDHVVVFIDTDVLDEASAAL; encoded by the coding sequence ATGTACGTCATAGTCGTCGGGGCCGGCGAAGTCGGGTCGACCATCGCCGAGAGCCTCGCGGATAGCCACGACGTGGCCGTCATCGACATCGACGGCGAACGCGTCGAGAGCCTGGTCTACGAGGTCGACGTCCTGGGCGTGCAGGGCGACGGCGCCGAACTGGAGACGCTCCACGAGGCCGGTATCGAGACGGCCGACATGGTCATCGCCAGCACCGACGACGACGAGACGAACATCGTCACCTGCGGGACGGCCAAGACCGTCGCGGACGCCTTCACCATCTCGCGGGTGAAGAACGCGAAGTTCCTCAAGACGTGGTCGCACTCGAAGGGCGCCTTCGGCGTCGACTACATGGTCGCGACGAACCTGATGACCGCCGAGACCATCACGCGGGTCATCGGCCTGCCGGCGGCCAGCGACGTCGAGACGTTCGCCGACGGCGTCGTCCAGATGGCGGAGTTCGAAATCGGTGCGGCCAGCCCGGTCGCCGACCAGACCGTCGCCGAGGCCGACCGCTACGAGTCGTTGACCTTCGCCGCTATCCTGACCGACGACGACGTCATCATCCCGCGCGGGGACACGGTCCTCGAAGCGGGGACCAAGGTGGTCGTCATCGGAAGCCGTGAGAGCGTCCACACATTCGCCCACGAAGTGGCGCCCGACATCGACAGCGCGCGGGACGTCTTGGTGGTGGGAGGCAGCGACATCGGCTTCCACACCGCCCGGATGCTCCAGGAGCGGGGCCTCCGCCCGCGGCTCATCGAACGCGATCCCGAACGGGCCCGCGAGCTGGCGGAGGAACTCCCGGGGACCACCGTCCTCGAGAGCGACGCGACAGACCGGGAATTCCTCGAGCGCGAGCACATCGAGGCCGTCGACGCCGTGGTCGCGACGCTGGATAGCGACGAGAAGAACCTGCTCGCTGCGCTGCTGGCGAAACGCCTGGGCGCCGACCGGGCTGTCGCCGTGGTCGACGCCGGCGAGTACGTCCAGCTGTTCGAGGCCGTCGGCATCGACGTCGCCATCAACCCCCGGGAGGTGACCGCCGAGGAGATAACGCGGTTCACCCACGAACACGGCGCCGAGAACGTCGCCATCATCGAGTCCGACCGAGCGGAGGTACTGGAGATAGAGGTCGACGCGGACAGCGTCCTCGCGGACCGGACAATCCAGGAGGCCGTCGCCGACCTGCCGGCGGGGGTCGTCATCGGCGCCATCACACGTGACGGCAACCTCGTCATCCCCCGTGGTGACACCGTCGTCCACGAGGGCGACCACGTCGTCGTGTTCATCGATACCGACGTCCTCGACGAGGCCAGCGCGGCGCTGTGA
- a CDS encoding TrkH family potassium uptake protein, which yields MSERVTTVVDWRTSVALTGTVVKFLAVAMLVPLVVALAYGEDVGAFGIAIVVTVLSGIGLEQLETGGDLRSREALLFVAITWFAVAVVGAVPYILAGMGTDSTLADPTNALFESMSGFTTTGATVMGNIGVEHHSHALLLWRQLTQWLGGMGIIVLMVAILPELSVNGAQLVSEEAPGPQLEKLTPQIAETARILWKAYFVFTAALAVLLYGLHLAGLAPDMNLYNAVAHAFSTLPTGGFSTKADSIAAFSAAVQWVIIPFVVVAGTNFALFWHLFDGEFRRPFRDPEFRLYAGATAVLTAVVAGLLFTGAAPALALGGTTAGVPENALRQAAFQVTSLLNSTGYASSDFAQWAPHGQLVLLFTMFIGGSAGSTGGGIKVVRWLIVMKVLRRELFHTAHPEAVQPIRLGRHVVDEEAIRGVTGFTLLYLVLFGLGALFISLDATRVGITLTPLEAIGASLAAIGNIGPAFGRLGPFGSYLLLPDTTKFVMILLMWAGRLEIITVLAIFTGAFWRR from the coding sequence ATGTCTGAACGCGTGACTACCGTCGTCGACTGGCGGACGAGCGTCGCGCTCACCGGAACCGTCGTGAAGTTCCTCGCCGTGGCGATGCTCGTGCCGCTCGTCGTCGCGCTCGCCTACGGGGAGGACGTCGGCGCGTTTGGTATCGCCATCGTCGTCACGGTCCTCTCTGGCATCGGGCTGGAGCAACTCGAGACGGGGGGCGACCTGCGCTCGCGCGAGGCGCTACTGTTCGTTGCCATCACGTGGTTCGCCGTCGCCGTCGTCGGTGCGGTTCCGTACATCCTCGCCGGGATGGGGACGGACTCGACGCTCGCCGACCCGACGAACGCACTGTTCGAGTCGATGTCGGGCTTCACCACGACGGGCGCGACGGTGATGGGGAACATCGGCGTCGAACACCACTCACACGCCCTGCTGCTGTGGCGCCAGCTCACCCAGTGGCTCGGCGGGATGGGGATCATCGTCCTGATGGTCGCCATCCTGCCGGAACTGTCGGTCAACGGCGCCCAGCTCGTCAGCGAGGAGGCCCCGGGCCCGCAACTGGAGAAGCTGACGCCACAGATCGCCGAGACGGCCCGCATCCTCTGGAAGGCGTACTTCGTGTTCACGGCCGCGCTCGCCGTCTTGCTGTACGGCCTCCACCTCGCCGGCCTCGCCCCGGACATGAACCTGTACAACGCTGTCGCTCACGCCTTCTCGACACTGCCGACGGGCGGGTTCTCCACGAAGGCCGACAGCATCGCCGCGTTCTCCGCGGCGGTCCAGTGGGTCATCATCCCCTTCGTCGTCGTCGCCGGGACCAACTTCGCGCTGTTCTGGCACCTGTTCGACGGGGAGTTCCGGCGCCCTTTCAGGGACCCGGAGTTCAGGCTGTACGCCGGCGCGACAGCCGTACTGACGGCCGTCGTCGCGGGACTGCTGTTCACTGGGGCGGCCCCGGCGCTCGCCCTCGGCGGGACCACCGCGGGCGTCCCGGAGAACGCGCTCCGACAGGCGGCGTTCCAGGTCACGTCGCTGCTGAACTCGACCGGCTACGCCAGCAGTGACTTCGCCCAGTGGGCGCCCCACGGCCAACTGGTCCTCCTGTTTACGATGTTCATCGGCGGCTCCGCCGGGTCGACCGGGGGCGGTATCAAGGTGGTCCGCTGGCTCATCGTCATGAAGGTGCTCCGCCGCGAGCTGTTCCACACCGCCCACCCCGAGGCCGTCCAGCCAATCCGCCTCGGTCGGCACGTCGTCGACGAGGAAGCCATCCGCGGCGTGACCGGCTTCACCCTCCTCTATCTCGTCCTGTTCGGCCTGGGCGCCCTGTTCATCTCGCTCGACGCCACCCGCGTCGGCATCACGCTGACGCCGCTGGAGGCCATCGGCGCGAGTCTGGCCGCCATCGGCAACATCGGGCCGGCCTTCGGTCGCCTCGGGCCCTTCGGCTCGTACCTGCTGCTGCCGGACACGACGAAGTTCGTGATGATTCTGCTGATGTGGGCCGGGCGACTGGAGATAATCACGGTGCTGGCCATCTTCACCGGCGCGTTCTGGCGCCGGTAG
- the phoU gene encoding phosphate signaling complex protein PhoU produces the protein MARESYQEMLESLREDVLYMSEIVLERLQMGLSALESKDEEIAWDVIEGDDEVNQLYLELEQDCIDLLALQQPVASDLRLIAASFKVITDLERIADLATNLGEYSLEAEQDVFPEVDIQAIADGVVEMIEEAMQAYAEQDADRCYAIAEMDDEIDERCEAASEAVVRDLIEREIDAESSEAEIEQMMADVSRLLLTIRDIERVGDHAVNIAARTLYMVENDADLIY, from the coding sequence ATGGCACGAGAATCGTATCAGGAGATGCTCGAATCGCTCCGCGAGGACGTCCTCTACATGTCGGAAATCGTCCTCGAACGGTTGCAGATGGGGCTCAGTGCCCTCGAATCGAAAGACGAGGAGATCGCCTGGGACGTCATCGAGGGCGACGACGAGGTCAACCAGCTGTATCTGGAGCTCGAACAGGACTGCATCGACCTGCTCGCGCTGCAGCAACCGGTCGCCTCGGACCTCCGGCTCATCGCCGCCTCGTTCAAGGTCATCACCGACCTCGAACGCATCGCCGACCTGGCGACGAACCTCGGCGAGTACTCGCTGGAGGCGGAACAGGACGTCTTCCCCGAGGTGGACATCCAGGCCATCGCCGACGGCGTCGTCGAGATGATCGAAGAAGCGATGCAGGCCTACGCCGAACAGGACGCCGATCGCTGCTACGCCATCGCCGAGATGGACGACGAAATCGACGAGCGCTGTGAGGCCGCCTCCGAGGCGGTCGTCCGCGACCTCATCGAGCGCGAGATAGACGCGGAGTCGAGCGAAGCAGAGATCGAACAGATGATGGCCGACGTCTCGCGGTTGTTGTTGACCATCCGGGACATCGAGCGCGTCGGCGACCACGCGGTCAACATCGCCGCGCGCACGCTATACATGGTCGAGAACGACGCGGATCTCATCTACTGA
- the radB gene encoding DNA repair and recombination protein RadB, with product MSEYVSTGCGPIDDLLGGGLERGAVTQVYGPPAAGKTNLGLSAALDVAAGGDAALYIDTEGLSADRLRQVAAGRAAGTGQTVDDLAGRLIVSEVLDYDEQAEAVQDAAEFAAEVELVVLDSATGFYRLRRTDDDGGETLRDVARQITHLLSLARKHDIAVLFTNQVFTDPDSDRSTALGGHTLNHWSGAIIRLDRYRGGNRRATLEKHRAKPAGDTAQFSITDEGLVSADGPDAPR from the coding sequence GTGAGCGAGTACGTCTCGACCGGGTGTGGGCCCATCGACGACCTCCTGGGTGGGGGGCTGGAACGCGGCGCGGTCACGCAGGTGTACGGCCCGCCGGCGGCCGGCAAGACCAACCTCGGGCTTTCGGCGGCCCTCGACGTCGCTGCGGGGGGCGACGCCGCCCTCTATATCGACACCGAGGGCCTCTCGGCCGACCGGTTGCGCCAGGTCGCGGCCGGTCGCGCTGCCGGGACCGGCCAGACCGTCGACGACCTCGCGGGGCGGCTCATCGTCTCTGAGGTGCTCGACTACGACGAGCAGGCAGAAGCTGTCCAGGATGCCGCAGAGTTCGCCGCCGAGGTCGAGCTCGTCGTGCTGGACAGCGCGACCGGGTTCTACCGCCTGCGCCGGACCGACGATGACGGCGGCGAGACGCTCCGGGACGTCGCCCGGCAGATTACCCACCTCCTCTCGCTGGCCCGCAAACACGACATCGCGGTGCTGTTCACCAACCAGGTGTTCACCGATCCCGACAGCGACCGCTCGACGGCGCTGGGCGGGCACACGCTGAACCACTGGTCGGGAGCCATCATCCGACTGGACCGGTATCGCGGCGGCAACCGCCGCGCGACGCTGGAGAAACACCGCGCGAAGCCCGCCGGCGACACGGCCCAGTTCAGCATCACCGACGAGGGACTCGTCAGTGCGGACGGCCCCGACGCGCCACGATAA
- the larC gene encoding nickel pincer cofactor biosynthesis protein LarC, with product MRTLAFDGRMGAAGDMILGALLAAGADRSVLDPVEDALDVTYEVSTVDRSGISATRVEVLLTGDQDEESDHEHEHTHDHGHSHDHSHEHAHDHDHHPAEGHGPARTYPEVIDIVEDMDLPDAVEADALAIFELLGRAEAAVHGTDLKETHFHEVGADDAIADVVGAALLLADLDVEQVVTTPLSAGGGTIEMSHGTYPVPTPAVVEIAERADWSLAGGPVETELLTPTGAAILVHVAKGVETLPPLDLDASGYGAGGRSVPNRPNVLRAMVGQTSGRLRRDDITVLETNVDDVSPEVLGDLQRSLSAVGARDVTIVPTTMKKSRPGHLVKVVCKPERAQPVARRLAEETGTLGIREHGAGHRWVADREFETVALSIDGERHEVQVKIASDETGAVYDVSAEYDDAAAVAEATGLTIRDVMRRAERTVQS from the coding sequence ATGCGAACACTCGCCTTTGACGGCCGGATGGGTGCCGCCGGCGATATGATTCTCGGGGCACTTCTCGCGGCCGGCGCCGACCGTTCCGTCCTCGACCCCGTCGAGGACGCCCTCGACGTCACCTACGAGGTCTCGACGGTCGACCGGAGCGGCATCAGTGCGACCCGCGTCGAGGTACTACTGACCGGCGACCAGGACGAGGAGTCGGACCACGAGCACGAACACACGCATGACCACGGGCATTCCCATGACCACAGCCACGAGCACGCTCACGACCACGACCATCATCCGGCCGAGGGCCACGGCCCCGCTCGGACGTATCCCGAGGTCATCGACATCGTCGAGGACATGGACCTCCCGGACGCAGTCGAGGCGGACGCGCTCGCCATCTTCGAGCTTCTCGGCCGGGCCGAAGCCGCCGTCCACGGCACCGACCTGAAGGAGACGCACTTCCACGAGGTCGGTGCCGACGACGCCATCGCTGACGTCGTCGGTGCTGCGCTCTTGCTCGCAGACCTCGACGTCGAACAGGTCGTCACGACGCCGCTCTCGGCCGGCGGCGGCACCATCGAGATGAGCCACGGGACCTATCCGGTGCCGACGCCCGCCGTGGTCGAAATCGCCGAACGGGCCGACTGGTCGCTCGCCGGCGGCCCCGTCGAGACCGAACTGCTGACGCCGACCGGGGCGGCCATCCTGGTACACGTCGCCAAGGGGGTCGAGACGCTCCCCCCGCTCGACCTCGACGCCTCGGGCTACGGGGCCGGCGGCCGGTCGGTCCCGAACCGGCCGAACGTTTTGCGCGCGATGGTCGGCCAGACGAGCGGCCGCCTCCGACGCGACGACATCACGGTCCTGGAGACGAACGTCGACGACGTCTCGCCGGAGGTGCTCGGTGACCTCCAGCGCTCGCTGAGTGCCGTGGGTGCGCGCGACGTCACAATCGTGCCGACGACGATGAAGAAGTCCCGGCCGGGCCACCTGGTGAAGGTAGTCTGCAAGCCAGAGCGGGCCCAGCCGGTCGCCCGTCGGCTGGCTGAGGAGACCGGGACCCTGGGCATCAGGGAGCACGGCGCGGGCCACCGCTGGGTCGCCGACCGCGAGTTCGAGACGGTCGCGCTGTCTATCGACGGCGAGCGCCACGAGGTGCAGGTGAAGATCGCTTCCGACGAGACGGGCGCGGTGTACGACGTCAGCGCCGAGTACGACGACGCGGCGGCCGTCGCCGAGGCGACCGGCCTGACGATTCGCGACGTGATGCGCCGGGCCGAACGGACCGTCCAGTCCTAG
- a CDS encoding universal stress protein gives MVFLVPFDGSPQAEAALDRAVAYGAAMDTDVVAVSLVPTGSDYAQRRRRVDPTEDFAAETAASDLRRKIEEATDDAELRYEDFSAYSASELSETIQQVARDVDAEVVFLGSNDSEDVVIPRTDAGDVFDVHIVRQG, from the coding sequence ATGGTATTTCTCGTTCCGTTCGACGGCTCGCCACAGGCGGAAGCGGCGCTCGACCGCGCAGTCGCCTACGGTGCAGCGATGGACACCGACGTCGTCGCCGTCAGCCTGGTCCCGACCGGCTCCGACTACGCACAGCGTCGCCGCCGGGTCGACCCGACAGAGGACTTCGCGGCCGAGACGGCGGCCAGCGACCTCCGTCGGAAGATCGAGGAGGCGACCGACGACGCGGAACTCCGCTACGAGGACTTCAGCGCGTACTCGGCCTCCGAGCTGTCAGAGACCATCCAGCAGGTCGCCCGCGACGTCGACGCCGAAGTCGTCTTCCTCGGCAGCAACGACAGCGAGGACGTCGTCATTCCGAGGACCGACGCGGGCGACGTCTTCGACGTCCACATCGTCCGCCAGGGCTGA
- a CDS encoding CDC48 family AAA ATPase, with translation MNEVQLEVAKAYPNDSGRGIARLDPDTLLHLKLSPGDIIEIEGSDTTAAKVWRADRQDWNTDTVRIDGFTRQNADVGIGERVTIRKAEAEKADKLVLAPPEEASVQFGSDAAGMVKRQILKRPVVERDIVPVMSSTNHPFMRSPGQAIPLIAVETDPEGVCLITEDTEVELREEPISGFEKTGGGITYEDIGGLQSEIQRVREMVELPMKHPQIFKKLGIEPPQGVLLHGPPGTGKTLLAKAVANETSASFFSIAGPEIISKYYGESEQQLREIFEDASEEAPSIIFIDELDSIAPKREDVTGEVERRVVAQLLTMMDGLESRGQVIVIAATNRVDSVDPALRRPGRFDREIEIGVPDEVGREEILQIHTRGMPLSDDVTLSKLATDTHGFVGADIESLTKEAAMKALRRYLPEIDLDQEDIPPSLIDRMIIKRDDFKGALNEVSPSAMREVLVELPKVSWDSVGGLNEAKEQVQEAVEWPMNSPEKFERMGVTPPSGVLLYGPPGTGKTLMAKAVANETDANFISVRGPQLLSKWVGESEKAIRQTFRKARQVSPTVIFFDELDSLAPGRGGEVGSNVSERVVNQLLTELDGLEEMEDVMVIGATNRPDMIDPALIRSGRFDRLVMIGEPSTEGREQILKIHTDDTPLSPDVSLRELAEISDGFVGSDLESIAREAAIEALRESDDADVVEMRHFRQAMDSVRPTINDDIREYYEQMEEEFKGGSSPKRQAGGSGRIGFQ, from the coding sequence ATGAACGAAGTGCAACTAGAAGTGGCGAAGGCGTACCCGAACGACTCGGGTCGCGGCATCGCCCGTCTGGACCCCGATACGTTGTTGCATCTCAAGCTCTCCCCGGGTGACATCATCGAGATCGAGGGCAGCGACACGACGGCCGCGAAGGTCTGGCGGGCCGACCGACAGGATTGGAACACCGACACGGTCAGAATAGACGGCTTCACGCGCCAAAACGCCGACGTGGGCATCGGCGAGCGCGTCACCATCCGCAAGGCAGAAGCCGAGAAAGCAGACAAGCTGGTGCTCGCACCGCCCGAAGAAGCGAGCGTCCAGTTCGGCTCTGACGCCGCTGGCATGGTCAAACGGCAGATTCTGAAGCGGCCGGTCGTCGAGCGCGACATCGTCCCCGTGATGTCCTCGACGAACCACCCGTTCATGCGCTCGCCCGGCCAAGCCATCCCGCTCATCGCCGTGGAGACCGATCCGGAAGGCGTCTGTCTCATCACCGAGGACACCGAGGTGGAGCTCCGCGAGGAGCCCATCTCGGGCTTCGAGAAGACCGGCGGCGGCATCACCTACGAGGACATCGGCGGCCTCCAGAGCGAGATTCAGCGGGTGCGAGAGATGGTCGAACTGCCGATGAAACACCCCCAGATATTCAAGAAACTGGGCATCGAGCCGCCCCAGGGGGTCCTCCTGCACGGTCCGCCCGGCACCGGTAAGACCCTGCTCGCGAAAGCCGTCGCCAACGAGACCTCTGCCAGCTTCTTCTCTATCGCAGGGCCGGAGATCATCTCGAAGTACTACGGCGAGTCCGAACAGCAGCTGCGCGAGATATTCGAAGACGCCAGCGAAGAGGCGCCCTCCATCATCTTCATCGACGAACTGGACTCCATCGCCCCCAAGCGCGAGGACGTCACGGGCGAGGTCGAACGCCGCGTCGTCGCCCAGCTGCTGACGATGATGGACGGCCTCGAATCGCGGGGCCAGGTCATCGTCATCGCCGCGACCAACCGCGTCGACAGCGTCGACCCGGCACTGCGTCGCCCGGGCCGGTTCGACCGCGAGATCGAGATCGGCGTCCCGGACGAGGTGGGGCGCGAGGAGATCCTCCAGATACACACCCGCGGGATGCCGCTGTCGGACGACGTCACGCTCTCGAAGCTGGCGACCGACACGCACGGCTTCGTGGGCGCCGACATCGAGAGCCTGACCAAAGAGGCCGCGATGAAGGCGCTGCGCCGGTACCTCCCCGAGATCGACTTAGACCAGGAGGACATCCCGCCGAGCCTCATCGACCGGATGATCATCAAGCGCGACGACTTCAAGGGCGCGCTCAACGAGGTCTCGCCGAGCGCGATGCGGGAGGTGCTGGTCGAACTCCCGAAGGTGTCCTGGGACAGCGTCGGCGGCCTCAACGAGGCCAAAGAGCAGGTCCAGGAGGCCGTCGAGTGGCCGATGAACTCACCCGAGAAGTTCGAGCGGATGGGTGTGACCCCGCCCTCGGGCGTCCTGCTCTACGGTCCACCCGGCACGGGGAAGACCCTGATGGCGAAAGCCGTCGCCAACGAGACGGACGCGAACTTCATCTCGGTGCGTGGCCCGCAACTGCTCAGCAAGTGGGTCGGCGAGAGCGAGAAGGCCATCCGCCAGACCTTCCGGAAGGCCCGGCAGGTCTCGCCGACGGTCATCTTCTTCGACGAACTCGACTCGCTCGCGCCGGGCCGTGGCGGCGAGGTCGGGTCGAACGTCTCCGAGCGCGTCGTCAACCAGCTCCTGACGGAACTTGACGGCCTCGAGGAGATGGAAGACGTGATGGTCATCGGCGCGACCAACCGCCCGGACATGATCGACCCGGCGCTCATCCGCTCGGGCCGCTTCGACCGACTGGTGATGATCGGCGAACCCAGCACCGAGGGTCGCGAGCAGATCCTCAAGATCCACACGGACGACACGCCGCTGTCGCCCGACGTCAGCCTGCGGGAACTGGCCGAGATCAGCGACGGGTTCGTCGGCTCCGACCTCGAGTCCATCGCTCGCGAGGCCGCCATCGAGGCACTGCGTGAGTCCGACGACGCCGACGTCGTCGAGATGCGCCACTTCCGCCAGGCGATGGACAGCGTCCGTCCGACCATCAACGACGACATCCGGGAGTACTACGAGCAGATGGAAGAGGAGTTCAAGGGCGGCTCCAGCCCGAAGCGCCAGGCTGGCGGCAGCGGCCGCATCGGGTTCCAGTAG
- a CDS encoding CBS domain-containing protein, which yields MDIADIATREFVEVDAGKRLGKVRSIFERENPKGIIVTKDGAYAGVITQKQLVQSHVEDNAKAGAMTSSAPKVARTDDVREVARVLVEGGTKIAPVFEGDELWGIVTEDDILAAVLENLDALTVDQIYTDDVVTVAEDTNVGQVINLLREHGISRLPVLDEQDGLTGMVTRHDVVDVVVRDMNKATTGDRSGEIQRILDIPVYDVMSSPVETVTLDASVRDAVARMLENDFAGLVVTPKDDDTAVEGILTKTDVLRALTFTEEDHMDVQITNIKLLDTISRADLRSDIGEVADKYQAMQVQHAHVRFHEHKEKLRGTPLIQCQIRLRTNKGQAAGSGEGYGAEMAFNVALDKLERNVLELKGVQADEEYRGQVLRKLGEL from the coding sequence ATGGATATTGCTGATATCGCTACGAGAGAGTTTGTCGAAGTCGACGCGGGCAAACGACTTGGGAAGGTCCGGTCTATCTTCGAGCGCGAGAACCCGAAAGGGATCATCGTCACTAAGGACGGCGCATACGCCGGCGTCATCACGCAGAAGCAGCTCGTCCAGTCTCACGTCGAGGACAACGCGAAGGCGGGCGCGATGACCAGCTCCGCGCCCAAGGTCGCACGCACCGACGACGTCCGTGAGGTCGCTCGCGTACTCGTCGAGGGCGGCACGAAGATCGCGCCCGTCTTCGAGGGCGACGAGCTCTGGGGCATCGTCACGGAGGACGATATCCTGGCGGCCGTCCTCGAGAACCTCGACGCGCTCACCGTGGACCAGATCTACACCGACGACGTCGTGACGGTCGCCGAGGACACCAACGTCGGTCAGGTCATCAATCTCCTCCGCGAGCACGGCATCTCTCGCCTCCCCGTGCTCGACGAGCAGGACGGGCTGACCGGGATGGTCACCCGGCACGACGTCGTCGACGTCGTCGTCCGTGACATGAACAAGGCGACCACCGGCGACCGCTCCGGCGAGATTCAGCGCATCCTCGACATCCCCGTCTACGACGTGATGAGCAGCCCCGTCGAGACGGTGACGCTCGACGCCTCCGTCCGCGACGCAGTGGCCCGGATGCTCGAGAACGACTTCGCCGGGCTGGTCGTGACGCCCAAGGACGACGACACCGCGGTCGAGGGCATCCTCACCAAGACCGACGTGCTCCGGGCGCTGACGTTCACCGAGGAGGACCACATGGACGTCCAGATCACCAATATCAAGCTCCTCGACACCATCTCCCGGGCCGACCTCCGCAGCGACATCGGCGAGGTGGCCGACAAGTACCAGGCCATGCAGGTCCAGCACGCCCACGTCCGGTTCCACGAACACAAAGAGAAACTCCGTGGCACCCCGCTCATCCAGTGCCAGATTCGCCTCCGGACCAACAAGGGCCAGGCCGCCGGTTCCGGCGAGGGCTACGGGGCCGAGATGGCGTTCAACGTCGCGCTGGACAAACTCGAACGGAACGTCCTCGAACTGAAAGGCGTCCAGGCCGACGAGGAGTACCGTGGCCAGGTGCTCCGGAAGCTCGGCGAACTCTAG
- a CDS encoding lycopene cyclase domain-containing protein produces the protein MLPDIGVFGPYTYLVTEVLWGSVAFALLWRAGALRRAAKTIVVLYPVAYVWDWYTLKVGVFDIVLRTGVDLLGIPIEEHIFMVVVPALVVGLHETLHGGAASDDDG, from the coding sequence ATGCTCCCCGATATCGGCGTCTTCGGTCCCTACACGTACCTCGTCACCGAGGTGCTCTGGGGAAGTGTCGCATTCGCGTTGCTGTGGCGGGCTGGCGCTCTCAGGCGGGCCGCGAAGACCATCGTCGTGCTCTACCCCGTCGCCTACGTCTGGGACTGGTACACGCTCAAGGTCGGCGTGTTCGACATCGTCTTGCGGACCGGCGTCGATCTCCTGGGAATCCCCATCGAGGAGCACATCTTCATGGTCGTCGTTCCGGCGCTGGTCGTCGGTCTCCACGAGACGCTGCACGGCGGGGCGGCCAGTGACGACGACGGGTAG